The DNA region AGAGTTTTTAAACACtttgttacacaaataacaaaagtaaggaagataagtgatatttttaaaactttaggaGAATCaggtgatattaagagaaatcTCAAGGAGGTTTCTAATATTATCCCTTATTCTTTTCTTCATCCTTTTTTTGGGAGGGGTACAAATTTGTTTTGCATTGTTGTATGGTTTAATAAGATAATGCATCCACATCTGATACACGTTACATGGCTGCCGGCTTCCCGAGATAATGATAGAGAGATAGTAAGGTGCTGCTATTAACTTTTGCTTTGCCAACGCCAACAATTGAATTTAACAAAGGCTACGAGCTAATATGGAGACaataaatattattttctttaattaaaacaacaataacaacaaaaagTCTAGATTAGACTGCTTTACAAGTAACAAAAAGTCTAACGGGCTCCCTCAATGAAGAAtacagaaagaaaatgaaagaaagaaaagtccaAAGTTGGACCTGTGATCtgatttgttgtttttttttttttttgtttttaaaaaagaagaagtgtTTATGTATGTATAGAGTCTGTAAAGGCGATGGAAGGAAGGAATGGAGGGTAGGAATTAGACCTTTATTCTGAATAGAGTTCATCATTAGGTTTTTTAACGTTCACTCGGTCAATCATTAACGGCATGTTCCAAGTCCAGATTTCGGTAGTTTTGCTGTACCTAATCTTGATTTACTATTTGGTGTCCCGCTTCAAATTTCATCCTTTTTCTGAGACCATGTTCTCCCAGAGAATTCAAGTGTTCGACGTATGGTATCCCCAGGAAATATTGCagaaaaatgacaaagtcttagATTGATTCACAAATCTCCTCTTTGATTACTGAAACGAAATTGTACATACCTTGCATCAGAGTTTTCTATCTCCTATGGGTTTACAAAGGCTTAATTAATGCCAGCTATACATCCTAATGAGCACTGAAGCTCAAGTATTAGTCCAACATGACTTGATCGGGTAAGATTCTATACATAAACATGCCATCCCGCTCATTATTCCGTTGGAGCAGGCTATAAACAGGCAAACAACAAGACCAGAAGGAACGTGTGCAAGGCGATTCCACAAGCAGCAGGAGATGCTCCATAATCACCTCTTCAATCTTTCCAGCAATCTACATTCTTCCTCCCTAGAAATATGGGGATTAAGCTCGCGAAGGTTACCAATAAACACCACTGCCTCATCCCTCCGACCAAGCTTACAGTACGAATCTACAATTGAATTATAAGTGCTCTCATTTGGTTTGCAACCGTGCTTGATCATGTAGTGAACCACATCAATTGCCTCAACAAACATCGAGACAGCTACATAATTAGCTATGAATGTATTATATGTGACAACATCCGGAACAAGCCCAGATTCCCTCATTTCTGTGAAGACCCGAGATGCATCCCTCATTCGACCATTTCTGCAATATGCATTTATCACCGTGTTGTACGAGATCAAATCAGGCTTAACTCCTTTAGCTAAAAGCTCCCTCACCATTTCTTCAGATTTCTCATAATCTGCTGACCGGCTATACATATTCATCAAACTATTATAAGTTGTCAAGGTAGGTGTAAAACCACTTTCCCTCATGaaattaataatttcttttGCCTCTCTGATCATTTGACGCCGCCCATATATGGAAACCATGGCATTCAGAGTCGTTATGTCGACAGAGCAACCTTTTCTTCTCAACTCCTGGAAGGCCCGTTCTGTTTCTGCAAGTAGGTCACTTTTGCTATAAACCAGAACGAGCGTCTTGTAAAGCACAGCATGAGGTTCAATAACACCAGAGTAGATGTCCTCTGCAAGAGCATGCATCTTGTCAATCTCCTTGCCATTAGCATAGGCATGAAGCAAGGAACTATAGGTCTGTTCATTGGGCTTACATCGACAATCCttcatttcatcaaacactttgTTAGACTGCTCCCAGAGCCCTCCCCGAGCCAGAGCTGCTAAAACAGCATTGTAGGTAGAGAGGTCAGGGGTCACCCCTGCTGTCAGCATTCTCTTGTAGACAGTCATGGCCTGGTCAAAAGACCCACAGCGGCTGTAAGCACTGATTAGAGTGTTAAAAGTATCTCTCTCAGCTAAAAAGCCTGCTCTTTTCATTTCCTTGAAAACCCCGGATACCTCAGAGTCCATGCCGTTCTGTCCAAACACTGCAAGAAGTGTATTCCATGTAACGATATCAGGACTAAATTTGCACGTCTTGATATCATCAAAAATCTTCATCATTTCTGTAAATTTTCCACGGTTGCCATACATTTTAATAAGGGCATTAAACGTACAGATATTTGGATTACAACTGCAGCTCTCATCTCATCAAAGACTTCATGGCAGACTCATCCTTACAGCCTTCTCAAATCCTGATAATAGAGTGGTATAAGTAAACACATCAGGCTTGATCCCTTTTTCCATCATTTGCGATTTTAGCTCCATTGCTTCTTCAACAATCCATCCTAGAATAAGCAGATATTAAAGAGTTATATGTCACAGTACAGGGAAGAGAAGCCATTGACCTCCATCTCTGCCAAACCTCCAAAGCTTCATGAGCCTCCTCGACTTGCCATAGACGTCCAGTAATGCATTATAGTGATTTTATCCCGCACACAGCCAACCAATTTCATCTCCTCAAAAATCTCTTTAGCCTCCTCATACAAAGACCCCCTTCTACAACAAGCTATAAGGGTATTATACGTATAAGAATCTGGGGCAACCCCTGAAACCTTCATACCATCAAACACCTCCATGATCTTATGCCAAGGCAtgcccatttttccataaactTTCAAGATCACGTTGTAAGTGATCAAAGTAGGCCTGCAACCCTCATCCTCCATTTTCTTGAACACCATCACAGCCTCCCTATACCTCCCACTATTAGCAAATGCCGAAATCAAAGAAGTATATGCATAGACATCAATGAGGAAACCATCTCTATGCAAATTATGAAGCAAAGAAGCTGCAGCCGAAACCCTGCCCTCTTTCCCAAGCATACTGATAATCACAGCTACAACAGAATTACTCAACAGAAGATGTGAATCGCTACGATTCACAACCCACTCAAAGACATGCATTGCCAAGTCACATTTCTTATAATACCCTAAGCCCTTGACTAAACCCAAGATGTCTAAGCTCAAAGTTTCAGTGCAGAATTCCGGACCTTGTTGGTTCTTACCAAAATCGTGAGAATTAAATAAGTTAAGCAACACTTGGCTAATATTTTCGACATGGAATTCTGGATCAAGAAGGGTCTGGAGAGTCCGCTCACCTTGACAGGAGAGGCGGTGGTGAGACCAGGGCTTCCCTCTATTAAGGTCACGGTGCTTGCCAAGACGCCGTCGGGTTCGGGGGataaaggaggaggaggatgggGACTGGGGGTGGTTTTCATGAGTTTGGCTGGGATTGGAAGAAGTGGTGGGGTTTCGGTGGGTTTCTGAAACGAGGAGGTTTTGGAGGAGAGGGTTCAAGGAGCTAGTATTGGGGTGGGGAAGAGGGGTGGACTGAGGCTGGGGTTCTTGAAAGAAAGGCTTTGGGGGTGGCGGATTTGGAAGTAGGAGAGGAAGTGCTAGCTTCTCTGCCATTAACACAATTTCTGCTCCAATCCAACTCAGGGAAGGAACTCGAGCAAGAGGGAGCAGAGACCAGCGGGTAAAAAATGTTCGACCCAGCCGGTGGCATCACCTGTTCTAGTGCCAACGACTGTAATAAGAAGAATGAGCTTAAGAAGAAGCTTTAATGCGTCTTTTAGACATTAGACCCATGTCTTGATTGATGTTCGTTCATTTCGATTCCAAAAGATGAAAATATCTCCATCCGATGGGCCAAATTTGGTGACGTTTGTGTTTTTccactttcattttcttgcgcagcacttgttttattttaaaggGAGAACTGCACAAATAGTCCCTCACATATTACAAATGTAAAAATTTAGTCCCTCAGATCGAAAAAGATCAATTTTAGTccttaacaaataaaaaaggatCAATTTTAATCCCTTTTCACTTTTCAGACTGATTTTTGCCCGGAATATCTCACGTGCACACCACGTGGCCAACTTTTCAAGGGTAAAAATGCCAAACCACTTATCTGTTGACCAAAATCAAAATGTAAAGGACGGATACTTcccaaaattcttcttcttcttcatttcaaccaaacccaaaagCTGAGCTTCATCTCCATGGCAGAACCGCCACGCGGCGGTTCTTAACTTTCCAGTAAATTAGGAATATGCAAGGATTGGTAACATAAAAAAAACCGCCACcatcttattcttttttcttttcttcagaTAGTTAAGATCATAAAAACCAAAAGTATGCAAGGAATATGCAGAACTAAATCGTTACATCACCCATATATACAGTGCCAATTTATGTCTCGTTATAACAGATAACCATTACATTCGAAAACTGCAGGGAAGTTCCATTAGCCATCATGGTTACAAACAGGGGAAAAGATAATATGAAAAATCTACACCCCTTTACTTCACCTGGTCAAGAAGCAGAATTAGAGAGCATAAGAATCAACGAATGGAAACAGAAATTAGACCGTAAAATATCATATATGCTTGCCTTCCAATATAAGTATGTCTAGTTAGAAAAAGAAGTACCATATGAGCATTTTACAAGACATGGCTTATTTGCCAGCGTCAGAATTCAATTCAGTCTTCAATTAATTAACTATCAAAGTAAGTAATTAAGACGTGCTAATCTCAACTCGAAGAAGATATAACAATTCAACCAATACCGTGTTCATAGACGAATCCATCAAAGCTCGAACAACCAGGACCACCATTGAGCCACAGAACTACTGGATCCTGTGACGGATTCCTCTCAGAAACAACAAAGTAATAATACAATTTTCTCCCACGACTCTCATCAACTGTCACATACctataaggaaaaaaaaaaacccattaGAGAAAACCAAGAACCAGCATAATCCCATCAAAGTATTTTCAAGAAACTTACTTTGATAGTTGCAATACAAGAGAAATGGTGAAAAAGAGTCGTACCCTGCATAGTGTTTAGAAGGTAGAGTGCCATTGAAACCAGGAATAGATGTTATGAGTGCACTTTCAGGCGCTGATTGTGTTCTCACAAAGCTAACCGCTACACAGATGAGTAGCAATGTGAAGCAGCGGAAGACGACCAGAGAAACTTTCCGGTTCTTCATTTCCGGTAACTTTCCGGTTCTTAACTATCTTAACTTTCCGGTTTTTTGTGTGAATTAGGATTGGAAAAACACAACCAGGGCAGGGGGCTGCTTCTGGGAACGACTGAATCCAGTCCGAGTAGGCGGAATTGTTCCGGTAGTCGACTGCCTGCTTTTGGTGGCCTCAAATCTGCTCTCCTGCATTTGCTTCTTTCACACCGTGCAAGTCATGACTAAAATGGTATGCTCTACTTTTGTTCGTTTTCTTGTACACGTCATAATAGAAGCTCTAAGTTCTTGGATTTTTCTCTGTATCTTGGTATTTTGGCATATCAGCTTAGCGTTTTATTCTTGGCATGGATAGTGCGCTTCTTTGGGTTATGGTTGTGGTGGTGTTCTTTTTATCTGTTCATTGGTTGTTGTTTTGGTGTAGTTTCTTGGTTATTTGCTGTTTTGGGAGGAACAAAGTTCTTGTATTTGGGTAGCGGGAGAGTTCTTGCATGAAGGAGACAACTCTGTTGATTTCAGAGTCTTCGGGTAGGGAGAATGAAAGCCAGGGGAATTTAGGCAGGGGTTGGGAGCTACCCAAATGGTTCTTGGACGAACGATGCAAGCCAAAGTTCCACTGCAGGAAGCCATGTTCTGCCGCAGGAAGCCATGCGTGGAATATTGCACGAACCAGGGGACGCTTGGCCCTGTTTGTTCCTGGTATGGAGAATCCTTATTCATTTATACACCGGACAGTTACGAAGATGGTGGTGTTAGCTCCTGGACCAGGCATGCCATCCCCTATCCCGCAGGTTTTGATGGTTCATCTATATTTGGTATCCTCCCTGTGGGCAACTTGCCGATTGGCCACTTGCTATTTATCAACACTGAATTGTCACAGCAGGATTCCAGTTGCTCTACAAAAGTTTATTCTTATGATCATCACAGCGAAAAGTTCCAGAATAAATCCACCTTCTGGTACACCGCAATTACAAGTTGGGGGTTCTGCCATGGAGATGAAGCTCAGcttttgggtttggttgaaatgaagaagaagaagaattttggAAAGTATTCGTCCTTTACATTTTGGTTTTGGTCAACAGATAAGTGGTTTGACATTTTTACCCTTGAAAAGTTGGCCACGTGGTGTGCACGTGAGATATTCCAGGCAAAAATCAGTCGGAAAAGTGAAAAGGGACTAAAATTGATCTTTTTCGATCTGAGGgactaaattttcacatttGCAATATGTGAGGGACTATTTGTACAGTTCTCCCTattttaaatagaaaaaaaagtattatttgattatggatttaaaaacatatatatatatatatatatacacgcgCAGGGGCATTTATTTGGTTGGACATTaccatattattattattattgtgtgagtgagaaaaaataattaatgacACTTAAAATTACACAATAATAATATTGAAGTTAGAATAGAATAATTAAAAATCAATTGGGATTGGGTTTGGTCCAGGTTAAACTCAACATAAACTAGGCATAACCCAAATACTAATAGCCTCATCCAATGAAGCTACCAATAAGAATATTCAGGGACATGGAATGATGAAACAGGAGCAGGCGTAAAAGCAGAAGAGAAATGAAGTTGCCTTAGCGGCGCCATATGGCTACACACCAACACgtatttttggatcattgagttttttaaaaattagttttcaaatactataaaaattacTCTAAAAGGCACTCTAAAAAAGTaaccttatttttttttaatatttaaaaaatatctcaaaatatattctaaaaaatcTACTattcttaaatatttcaaaatatattctaaaaatattccaaaatatactctaaaaattctgatacagtaaaatttttcaaaaacaccccaaaaaaaagCTAATCCAAACGAAGCCATATGGTAATTTGGCGAGCTGTTGAGCCTAAATACGGGGTAACATAATATACTTGATATTCCAGATTTGGCAGTTGTAAGCCCACATGCAAATTCTGACTGCcccaaccaaaaacaaaaacaaaattatccATCCAAACTAGGAGGATATCCATCCTGGTCACATGGGGGGCAGTACTGAAATATCTGGAAGGAAATACTAGCAAGAGCGGTGGTAATCACTACTAACATCTCCTAGAAGTAATTCCATCAACCAAGTCCCAAAATTTCCATTTACAAAGCTGTGCTTTCCTTGCAAAATGTGGAGTAATGTGAAGGTGACAATTTCACTTTAAAAAGTGAGGACTAATCAACCCTGCAATCTCAAGAAACCCAACACGATcttttcctccaaaaatctTCTTCAGCTGCTCATCACAAATAATCACCTTCTTGTTCTCAGGATcctgttttgttttaaaatggaCATACCAATTCATCAGCACAACAAGACAATCAATTGTATAAGCACAACAATGATGGGCCCTTAAAACCTGCCACGAGGCCCACGACCACCAGCTAGAAGAACAAAATTCTACTTTGTATATCAGCCAGGGTTCAACAAGACATAAACCCTATAACTTACCCCCCCAACCCcccaacaaaaagaaagaaagaaaaagaaaaggctgTCAACCAGTAAACACATCATGTATCTCGAAGTCATTACACACATATTCAATATCTTTATTTACTGCACCTTTGATGAACTGCATTTAAGAACAAAGCCAATCAAATAAAACCACCACAATCCAAGGAAAACTTAGAAAAAAGTTCATAAAGCAGACAACACAGGCATGTCCATAAATAAAAACATTTTCAACATTATTAACAGCAATTTAGCATGTGTACAACCAGCCAGACAGAATAAACCAAGCTCAAGGACAAGCTTCACATTGAACAAGATAAATCTGGACTCATCAGCAATATAGTTCGCAACATGTTGAAGTATGTTTATGTGCAAATCAGGCTTCAGTTGTTAAATTGGTAAATCACAGGTTCCATGTTAATCACTTAATTCAGTCAATTTAAAAGTCAATGAAAACAGAGTCTGCAACATTTTGGCAATTGCAGAGATCAAAAAGACTCTAAATTACTTAAATTCATGTCTCATTTAAGAACATGCAATCCAATCATATAGACAAGTAGTTTCAATTCAAGAACTTCTTTGCAGTTCATTGAGTGAAACCAATGTCATCTGCAAATTTGCAATAaaaacaaataatcacaaaacaaaacaaaaaaataaccTTTTGTGGCCTCTAAATATGTTAGTTGCTCCCAACACTATTAACTATCCAAAGAACAAAAACAAGCATACACGACGCATAAAGCAGAAGGGCATCGCAGTACATTCTCCAGTATCAGCCATATGTAATACTCGAACAGATAAACGCCCATACACCGCAAGTATTGGCTTCCCAGGGAACGGGACACAGTCAAAAAATGCATGGTTAACAGACATCCTAATCCTATAGCATTTTTCGTACATTAGTAACTATTAAGTGAAGCGGACAAGAAAAGCCAGTTCCAGCATTCCAAAGCAGCAAATATAACTACTTCAAAGATGCAAGGTATCAAACATCTGAAAAGAGCCGACATTCACATCACAAGAGGATTAACAGCTTTTACCTTGCCAAAGTGAACAAATATCCAAAAAAGTAGGGGAAAACCGCAGAAGATCAGACACCATTCAACAGGTAAGCAAACCCAAGAGccagaaattaaaaaatatctGATTATGGGGGCATAACATAACAATATGAGCTTCGCTTACAAATACCAAGGAAAAAGTGTAGAAGCAGAGAAGGGTTCAAAGAAAAATGGGGATACCTGAAGATTGTGGCGTTTGATGTAAGCCCAAATCTCCTTGAGGGCTTGAGTACGAGGGATCTCAGAAACCCCTCCGAGGAAGGCCTGCATTTCCGGGGAGACACGGCGCGGCTTCATAATGCCTCTGGGCTCGCGCTTCTTGGTCTCGGCAGCCGGTTTGGAGACGGTGGCGAGGGTCACAGTACGCAAAGGGCGCAGGTTTGCACGCACAGCGACGGGAGGGGCAAGACTGACTGAAAACGACGACGGCGTTTCTTTAGTCAGAAAGCTCGCCGAAATCCCCAAAGAGATTGTTGCCATTCTTAGCTGCTGATGTATACAAATTATTGGTTTATTGATAAAAGGATACTAGTACTACTACTATTTTCTCTAGCgaatattttctcttttttttttttttgtcccctCTCTTTTGAATAGAAATTGCAGAGAGTGAGGTCTGAGGAGTGAGTGGGGGAAGGCAAGGAGAAGATAAGAGTGGGAGGGAAACCCAAGGGTTCTTTGTGCGCGTGAAAAAGGCACTGACTACTGAGGCCGCCTTTAGATTTCGACCCGTGTCCGGGGGACTGGAGGTCATTGTCCCTGTGTATTTACGAAACTACCCTTCACTGTCGTCCCCCGGGTAATGGCTTCCCTCCCCAGTTTAACTCCGACCAGGCCATGTTCTAGCGCAAAAGTCAAGGCTTCAAGCAAACAGTAATTGGGCTTCTAGCAAAAACTTCTCTACGAATGGATTTCTTTGGTCTGGGCTCTGTGGTCAGAAGAATCCAATCCTCGTACATGTAACCAAAGTTTTGGAGCACAACATGCAATACCATCGCGTTGTTCGCTGGGATTGGATTGGACTGGTACAGAATGTAAGATAGAGCCCACGATTCTGGTTTTCTTTCATTAAAGAGCACTCCTTACGGGGGTAATTGAGTCCGAGTAGAAGTCAACTTAAGATCAAACTCAAGATCAATTAAGAAAACTTGAGTTAGATTTTGTTTTACCCTACTCAAGTTCAAACATGTGCAAATCGAGTCCAATTAAGCTTGATTCGAGTTTAATTGAATCaaatcgagtttaaaaaatataaatttatattatgtatatatttaaataagggataaaatagatattttatatt from Coffea eugenioides isolate CCC68of unplaced genomic scaffold, Ceug_1.0 ScVebR1_1888;HRSCAF=2821, whole genome shotgun sequence includes:
- the LOC113755982 gene encoding upstream activation factor subunit spp27-like, which encodes MATISLGISASFLTKETPSSFSVSLAPPVAVRANLRPLRTVTLATVSKPAAETKKREPRGIMKPRRVSPEMQAFLGGVSEIPRTQALKEIWAYIKRHNLQDPENKKVIICDEQLKKIFGGKDRVGFLEIAGLISPHFLK